A single window of Plutella xylostella chromosome 25, ilPluXylo3.1, whole genome shotgun sequence DNA harbors:
- the LOC105384845 gene encoding protein preli-like: MARYFETSTTFNFSWEQVACAYWKRYPNPESTHVLSEDTCHREVRDGCLYTKRLLTKTNRVPKWGERFFSAKSVKIIEESIVDPKNKVLVTYTRNLGYTKVMSVVERVEYRRAGADTVARRAACIDSQVFGCARAIRAFGIERFKNNCHQMVNGFNFVLHNMFPKQCPTSTQSPTLVPTFKEIRTAAAATAGRAKANVLHSVNRT, from the exons ATGGCAAGATACTTTGAAACATCTACCACTTTCAACTTCAGTTGGGAGCAAGTGGCCTGTGCCTACTGGAAGAGGTATCCTAACCCTGAAAG TACCCACGTGTTGTCTGAAGACACCTGCCATCGCGAGGTGCGGGATGGCTGTCTGTACACCAAGAGACTACTCACTAAAACCAACAGAGTACCCAAATGGGGGGAAAG ATTCTTCAGTGCAAAATCGGTGAAGATAATTGAAGAAAGCATTGTGGACCCAAAAAACAAAGTTCTAGTCACATACACACGGAATTTGGGATACACAAAAGTCATG AGTGTAGTGGAGCGCGTGGAGTACCGGCGCGCGGGCGCGGACACGGTGGCGCGCCGCGCGGCCTGCATCGACTCGCAG gTGTTtggctgcgcgcgcgcaatCCGAGCGTTCGGCATCGAGCGGTTCAAGAACAACTGCCATCAGATG GTGAACGGCTTCAACTTCGTCCTCCACAACATGTTTCCCAAACAATGCCCCACCTCCACACAATCTCCCACTTTAGTACCCACCTTCAAGGAGATCCggaccgccgccgccgccaccgccggcCGCGCCAAGGCGAATGTACTACACTCGGTTAATAGGACTTAA